The Raphanus sativus cultivar WK10039 chromosome 2, ASM80110v3, whole genome shotgun sequence genome includes a region encoding these proteins:
- the LOC130508246 gene encoding uncharacterized protein LOC130508246 — MTNNVFVHFTYEDCMYGISVKASVEDVTLSMLQEKMYKKLGLDESKEKLKLSYIPMVRRCQKAVTIADDDDLYVYLGSVDKENQRCLLVVESSERSGPRPQDRLSIAGKRSVGMNYNDLQLLEHEVGPNAITLYVGENQENNEVRAMETGTGKETDTGMETNTAAETDTGMENDTAAENETAAETDTAAETDTAAETDTAAENETAAETDTAAETDTAAENETVHPTADKYVEEPPAIVRSSCIEEWADGLSLNKHDEFPSKKAIQEMVDRAAYSECYRYVTKKSDRNRLVITCSQADCKWVIRASGIGGTEIFSIKSYTKMHTCSRTQQSDSNDKRRASAEVVASFLNEEFPGDVQTPTPKDIKALVKSKLGVMISYSTALRGKNLASCDTRGSPEDSYRMMYSYLYMLEQMNTGTKTSVKLDDSGKFKYLFIALGACIEGFAVMRKVIVVDATWLKNGYGGVLIFAKAQDPNRHCYPLAFAVLDGENHASWTWFFEMLRSVIPDSSELVFMSDRNASLIFAIANVYPQAHHGHCLWHLKENVKGHASNVNKDVVGHRFMELGKMYTMADFNAAYEKFKLRFPSAYTYVEEKTEKDKWARVFFPRDRYNLDTSNSVESMNKVFREARRWALIPMLDCIIRTFSDWFNQRRKDAVSQSLGTKLVPLVENYLHDLWVLARTLPVRELNSYELEYEVKDSNGKMFLTNLIAKTCTCKVWDYEKIPCLHGLAAYIYYTNQVDSGGGRSRDINIVYHELCSKYYWTELWSLAYWRTIYAVPDMSVWEVPDHIRELKIIPPDPIKRKGRKRVNRLPSGGERRRRTQNKKRPRQNFGFNWLLFGNGSSTSEQNTA; from the coding sequence ATGACCAATAACGTATTCGTACATTTTACATATGAAGACTGCATGTATGGTATATCTGTGAAGGCATCAGTGGAGGATGTGACGTTGTCAATGTTACAAGAAAAGATGTATAAGAAGCTTGGGTTGGATGAAAGTAAGGAAAAACTGAAATTGAGCTACATTCCGATGGTGAGACGTTGCCAGAAAGCTGTAACTATTGCTGATGATGACGATCTTTATGTTTACCTCGGAAGTGTCGATAAAGAGAACCAAAGATGTCTTTTGGTTGTGGAGAGTAGTGAAAGGTCGGGACCGAGACCACAAGATAGACTTTCGATAGCGGGTAAACGTTCTGTTGGTATGAACTACAACGATTTGCAGCTATTGGAACATGAAGTTGGACCTAATGCAATTACATTGTACGTTGGTGAGAACCAAGAGAATAACGAGGTGCGTGCTATGGAGACTGGTACTGGTAAGGAGACTGACACTGGTATGGAGACTAATACGGCTGCGGAGACTGATACTGGTATGGAGAATGATACGGCTGCAGAGAATGAAACGGCTGCGGAGACTGATACGGCTGCGGAGACTGATACGGCTGCGGAGACTGATACGGCTGCGGAGAATGAAACGGCTGCGGAGACTGATACGGCTGCGGAGACTGATACGGCTGCGGAGAATGAAACCGTACATCCAACCGCCGATAAGTATGTTGAAGAGCCACCTGCAATAGTACGGAGTAGTTGTATAGAGGAATGGGCCGATGGTTTGAGTCTCAATAAACATGACGAATTTCCAAGTAAGAAGGCAATTCAGGAGATGGTGGATAGAGCTGCATATAGTGAATGTTATCGTTATGTCACTAAAAAGTCTGATCGAAATCGATTGGTGATAACATGTTCGCAAGCTGACTGCAAATGGGTAATACGAGCTTCAGGGATTGGTGGGACGGAAATTTTCTCAATAAAAAGCTACACGAAGATGCATACATGCTCGCGGACACAACAAAGTGACAGCAACGACAAGAGAAGAGCGTCAGCAGAAGTAGTGGCAAGTTTTTTGAATGAGGAATTCCCAGGAGATGTGCAAACTCCAACTCCAAAAGATATTAAGGCTCTGGTTAAGTCCAAACTTGGTGTCATGATATCCTACTCCACAGCATTGCGTGGAAAGAATTTGGCTTCTTGTGATACACGTGGTAGTCCGGAAGATAGCTACAGGATGATGTATAGCTATTTGTACATGTTAGAGCAAATGAACACGGGAACAAAAACTAGTGTGAAATTGGATGACTCAGGTAAATTCAAGTACCTCTTCATAGCGTTGGGAGCTTGCATTGAAGGGTTTGCAGTTATGAGAAAAGTGATTGTTGTCGATGCAACATGGCTGAAGAACGGATATGGGGGTGTTCTAATTTTTGCCAAAGCTCAAGATCCTAACCGTCATTGCTATCCACTTGCGTTTGCTGTACTTGATGGAGAGAATCATGCTAGTTGGACCTGGTTTTTTGAGATGCTTAGAAGCGTTATACCAGACTCTTCTGAACTGGTTTTCATGAGTGATAGAAATGCAAGTCTGATATTTGCCATAGCAAACGTGTACCCTCAGGCTCACCATGGTCATTGTTTATGGCATTTGAAGGAAAATGTTAAAGGGCATGCTTCTAACGTCAACAAAGATGTAGTCGGGCATAGATTCATGGAGCTGGGAAAGATGTATACAATGGCTGATTTCAATGCTGCTTACGAAAAATTTAAGCTAAGGTTCCCTTCAGCTTACACGTATGTGGAGGagaaaactgaaaaagacaaatgGGCAAGGGTTTTTTTCCCCCGTGACAGGTACAACTTGGACACAAGCAACAGCGTGGAATCAATGAACAAAGTGTTTAGAGAGGCAAGGAGGTGGGCCTTGATACCAATGCTGGATTGTATCATTAGGACATTCTCTGATTGGTTTAATCAACGTCGGAAGGATGCTGTTTCACAATCATTGGGTACCAAGCTAGTGCCTCTGGTTGAGAACTACTTGCACGATCTATGGGTTCTTGCGCGAACGCTACCTGTGCGGGAGCTTAATAGTTATGAGCTAGAGTACGAGGTAAAGGATAGTAATGGGAAGATGTTTTTGACGAACTTGATTGCCAAAACTTGTACTTGCAAGGTGTGGGATTATGAAAAGATTCCTTGTCTGCACGGACTGGCTGCTTACATCTATTACACTAATCAGGTGGATAGTGGGGGTGGTAGGAGCCGTGATATCAACATAGTATATCATGAGTTGTGCTCAAAATACTATTGGACGGAACTGTGGTCATTGGCGTATTGGAGGACAATTTATGCTGTGCCAGACATGTCTGTATGGGAAGTCCCGGATCACATCAGGGAGCTGAAGATCATACCTCCGGATCCTATCAAGCGTAAGGGAAGGAAAAGAGTTAATAGACTTCCATCTGGTGGAGAACGCCGTAGGAGGACACAAAACAAAAAGCGGCCTAGGCAAAATTTTGGTTTCAATTGGCTGTTATTTGGAAATGGTTCAAGCACTTCAGAGCAGAACACGGCCTAA
- the LOC130508247 gene encoding B3 domain-containing protein REM7-like, with the protein MAQPQELHFFQPLLPGFQTYLTIPIVFFSKHIQGKTNGNTWTLTSDATDQTWQVIQEERRLTRGWKEFAEAHDLRIGDIVIFKLEGSMVFHVTPFGPSCCDIQYTSMLVVT; encoded by the exons ATGGCGCAACCGCAAGAACTTCATTTCTTCCAACCTTTGCTTCCTGGATTCCAGACTTACTTG ACAATACCCATTGTATTTTTCTCCAAGCACATCCAAGGGAAGACGAATGGGAACACATGGACACTAACATCCGACGCTACGGATCAAACATGGCAAGTGATACAAGAAGAGAGGCGACTCACCCGAGGTTGGAAGGAGTTCGCTGAGGCACATGACCTTCGAATAGGAGACATTGTCATCTTCAAACTCGAAGGTTCCATGGTCTTTCACGTCACTCCCTTTGGTCCGAGCTGCTGTGACATCCAGTACACATCTATGTTGGTTGTGACTTGA